A region of the Neomicrococcus lactis genome:
AAGATCGCGAGGAACAGCACAGCCAAGGTAGTGATCTTGATACCGCCAGCGGTGGAGGCGGAACCGCCGCCGACGAACATGAGCGCGTCCGTGGCCAACATGGTTCGTGACTCCATGAGCGCTTGATCTACCAAGTTGAAGCCGCCGGAACGAGTCATGATGGACGCAAAAATTGCGTGGACAATTTTGTCCCCGGCTTCCATTTCCCCGATGGTCCGGACGTTATTCCACTCGAGTAATCCCCACCCCACTGTGCCAACGACCACCAAGGCGAAAGAACCAATGATGGTGATCTTAGTGTGAACGTTCCATTTGCTGAAGGACCAACCGAAATGCAAGAGCACCAAAATGACCGGGAAGCCCAAGCTGCCAATAAACACCCCCACCATGAGTGGAATGAGAATGAACGGGTCCATCTCATAGGGAACCAGTCCGTCTGAGTGGGGCGTAAAGCCAGCGTTGTTGAACGCGGAAATGGCGTAGAAGGTGCCGTGCCACAAGGCGGTCGGGAAGGACTCTCCCAACACGATGAATCGCGGCGTGAGGACCAGCATGAGGGCGAGCTGGATGACAATCGACGTCGTAATAACGATCCTCAACAGCGAGCCGACCTCGCCTAAGGTACCGGACGCCGTCGTACTCATTGAATTCTGAGCCAGCAGCTTGCCGCGCACACCCAACTTCTTGCTCACCGCGAGGGAAAGCAAAGACGCAATCGTCAGGATGCCCAAGCCGCCAATGAACACGCCGAGCGAAATAAACACCTGGCCCCAGAAAGACCAATGTTCGGCGGTGGAGACCACCGTCAGCCCCGTCACGCACACGGCAGAGACAGCCGTGAACAGTGCGTCGTGAAGGACCGTGAACTCGCCAGTCTTGGAGGAAATCGGGAGCGCCAACAAGAGAGTAAACAGCGCAATGACGCTCATAAACGCCAAAAGAGCAAGACGAGC
Encoded here:
- a CDS encoding TrkH family potassium uptake protein: MRPVSATRSYVQGVASHSPARLALLAFMSVIALFTLLLALPISSKTGEFTVLHDALFTAVSAVCVTGLTVVSTAEHWSFWGQVFISLGVFIGGLGILTIASLLSLAVSKKLGVRGKLLAQNSMSTTASGTLGEVGSLLRIVITTSIVIQLALMLVLTPRFIVLGESFPTALWHGTFYAISAFNNAGFTPHSDGLVPYEMDPFILIPLMVGVFIGSLGFPVILVLLHFGWSFSKWNVHTKITIIGSFALVVVGTVGWGLLEWNNVRTIGEMEAGDKIVHAIFASIMTRSGGFNLVDQALMESRTMLATDALMFVGGGSASTAGGIKITTLAVLFLAIFAEARGERDVKAFGRTIPEGTLRVAFSVVVLGATLVATACGLLMSISSATLDRVLFESISAFATVGLSTNLSAELPPAGKYILAALMFAGRIGTITLASALSLKQRDQLYRYPEERPIIG